In a single window of the Anabas testudineus chromosome 17, fAnaTes1.2, whole genome shotgun sequence genome:
- the chmp5a gene encoding charged multivesicular body protein 5 has protein sequence MNRIFGRGKPKAPPANLSDCIGTVDARAESIEKKIGKLDAELLKYKDQLKKMRDGPSKNMVKQKAMRVLKQKRMYEGQREQLAQQSFNMEQANYTIQTLKDTKTTVEAMKIGAKEMKKAYKDVKLDQIDDLQDQLEDMMEEANEVQEALSRSYGTPEIDEDELEAELDALGDELLLDDDSSYLDEASAAPSIPEGIPSDSKTNKDGVLVDEFGLPQIPAT, from the exons ATGAACAGGATATTCGGACGAGGAAAACCCAAGGCGCCTCCTGCTAATCTGTCGGACTGTATCGGCACC GTGGATGCGAGGGCAGAGTCCATAGAAAAGAAAATCGGCAAACTAGATGCTGAACTTCTAAAGTACAAGGATCAGCTGAAAAAGATGAGAGATGGACCCTCGAAG AACATGGTCAAACAGAAGGCGATGAGAGTCCTGAAGCAGAAGAGAAT GTATGAAGGTCAAAGGGAGCAGCTGGCTCAGCAGTCTTTTAACATGGAGCAGGCAAACTACACGATCCAGACactaaaagacacaaaaacaacg gtgGAGGCCATGAAGATCGGtgcaaaggaaatgaaaaaagcTTACAAGGACGTCAAACTTGATCAGATTGAT GATTTACAGGACCAACTGGAGGACATGATGGAGGAAGCCAATGAGGTACAAGAGGCCCTGAGCCGCAGCTATGGCACTCCAGAGATAGATGAGGATGAGCTTGAAGCAG AGCTAGATGCACTGGGCGAcgagctgctgctggatgatGACAGCTCCTACCTGGATGAAGCCTCAGCGGCCCCGTCTATTCCAGAGGGAATCCCCagtgacagcaaaacaaacaag gatgGCGTTCTGGTGGATGAGTTCGGCCTCCCACAGATTCCTGCCACATAA
- the bag1 gene encoding BAG family molecular chaperone regulator 1 — translation MSGQTITVTVAYGAAKHSITITGHDDGKSLTVKDLSEALTQATGVPSASQKLIFKGKSLKDMEESLSSYGIKEGCKLMMIGKRNSPEEEAELKKLKDIEKSVEQAAKKLEKVDGELTGLKNGFLAKDLQAEALSKLDHRVKIAAEQFMKILEQIDAMSLPENFNDCRTKKKGLVKTVQDFLAQCDKIEACISDQLSKIQSKNLALAD, via the exons ATGTCCGGGCAGACGATAACAGTGACAGTTGCATACG GAGCTGCTAAGCACAGCATCACAATAACGGGTCATGATGACGGTAAGAGTCTGACCGTCAAAGACCTGTCAGAGGCTCTCACTCAAGCTACTGGAGTTCCATCAGCATCACAGAAACTCATCTTCAAAG GTAAATCACTGAAGGACATGGAGGAGAGTCTGTCTAGCTATGGAATCAAAGAAGGCTGCAAACTCATGATGATTGGAAAGCGG AACAgtccagaggaagaagctgAACTGAAGAAGCTCAAAGACATTGAGAAATCGGTGGAACAGGCAGCgaaaaaactggaaaaagtaGATGGGGAGTTGACCGGACTCAAGAAT gGCTTTCTGGCCAAAGACCTCCAGGCAGAGGCGCTGAGTAAACTAGACCACAGAGTAAAAATAGCAGCTGAGCAGTTCATGAAGATTCTGGAGCAGATAGATGCTATG AGTCTCCCAGAAAATTTCAATGACTgcagaacaaagaagaaaggaCTTGTAAAGACAGTGCAG GATTTCCTGGCTCAGTGCGACAAGATCGAGGCCTGTATATCAGACCAACTATCAAAGATCCAGTCGAAAAATCTTGCCTTAGCAGATTAA
- the myl12.2 gene encoding myosin, light chain 12, genome duplicate 2, with protein MSSKRAKGKNTKKRPQRATSNVFAMFDQSQIQEFKEAFNMIDQNRDGFIDKEDLHDMLASLGKNPTEEYLETMMNEAPGPINFTMFLTMFGEKLNGTDPEDVIRNAFACFDEEGTGMIQEEHLRELLTTMGDRFTDEEVDELFREAPIDKKGNFNYVAFTRILKHGAKDKDD; from the exons ATGTCGAGCAAACGGGCCAAGGGGAAGAACACCAAGAAGCGTCCTCAGCGCGCCACCTCCAATGTGTTTGCTATGTTTGATCAGTCACAAATCCAGGAGTTCAAAGAGGCGTTCAACATGATTGACCAAAATAGGGATGGTTTCATCGACAAAGAGGACCTTCATGACATGTTGGCATCATTAG gtAAGAACCCCACAGAAGAGTACCTGGAGACCATGATGAATGAAGCGCCAGGTCCAATTAACTTTACTATGTTCCTGACCATGTTTGGGGAGAAACTGAACGGCACAGATCCTGAAGACGTGATACGTAACGCTTTTGCCTGCTTTGACGAAGAGGGGACAG GTATGATCCAGGAGGAGCACCTGCGGGAGCTGCTCACTACGATGGGCGACAGGTTTACAGATGAGGAAGTGGATGAGCTCTTCCGTGAGGCCCCAATTGACAAGAAAGGCAACTTCAACTATGTAGCATTCACACGAATCTTAAAGCACGGTGCAAAGGACAAAGATGATTAG